One window from the genome of [Clostridium] celerecrescens 18A encodes:
- a CDS encoding ABC transporter substrate-binding protein, which translates to MKKRICLALSAVMLAGSLAGCSGGTSGIPGDTQKAEETSKTETAANESSKGQNEKPYAGTTIRVLSMTGQISDAIETYLNDFEDKTGIKVNLELYGEGQLREKCTTEFLAGSSTIDAFLMSPLQDMAAYSNNGWIEPLDTYLEDPSFDWEDFSSAPMDQIKIKSTGEIGALPLYSSVQLMFYRKDIFKDKGLTPPATYDELLEVCEKINDPANNFYSIACRGEKIALTSQFSPFLYGFGGAYFKEGASAFHTPENLEAAKFYGKLLGTYAPEGILTAGYSQMTQLFNAGQVAMCIDAIALYQTLVDANESAYYDQVGVAPIPEGPAGRQSYKQVVWGASIYSGSKNKEAAWEFLKFVGGSDIAVYITPMGMPTFRDSVWKDERVTSAMPEDFIAAYNVEIQAETTNQYGLPRMTAVSEARDAMGEAIVYSIETKGEGSALAGKMQAASQKVDQLLKDAGEYGADYPYEE; encoded by the coding sequence ATGAAAAAAAGAATTTGTCTGGCTCTAAGCGCAGTAATGCTTGCAGGTTCGCTTGCTGGGTGTTCAGGCGGAACAAGCGGAATTCCCGGTGACACTCAAAAGGCGGAAGAAACTTCAAAGACGGAAACAGCAGCGAATGAAAGCAGTAAAGGACAGAACGAAAAACCCTATGCAGGAACTACCATACGGGTACTTAGTATGACAGGACAGATATCAGATGCTATAGAGACTTATCTTAATGATTTTGAAGATAAAACAGGAATTAAAGTAAACCTGGAGCTTTATGGAGAAGGACAGCTGCGGGAAAAATGCACAACCGAATTCCTTGCAGGTTCATCCACCATAGATGCATTTCTGATGAGTCCTCTGCAGGATATGGCAGCATACAGCAACAATGGCTGGATTGAGCCGCTGGATACTTATCTGGAGGATCCCTCCTTTGACTGGGAAGATTTTTCATCTGCACCTATGGATCAGATTAAGATTAAATCCACTGGTGAGATCGGAGCCCTTCCTCTCTATTCTTCCGTACAGCTGATGTTTTACCGGAAGGATATATTTAAGGACAAAGGACTTACACCGCCGGCTACCTATGATGAACTTCTGGAGGTATGTGAGAAAATAAACGATCCAGCTAATAATTTTTATTCTATTGCATGCCGCGGAGAGAAAATAGCACTTACCTCTCAATTCTCCCCGTTCCTATACGGCTTTGGTGGGGCCTATTTTAAGGAAGGAGCCAGTGCGTTCCATACTCCTGAGAACTTAGAGGCGGCAAAATTTTACGGCAAACTGCTGGGAACATATGCTCCGGAAGGAATCCTCACAGCGGGCTATTCTCAGATGACTCAGTTGTTTAATGCAGGCCAGGTGGCTATGTGCATTGATGCGATTGCATTGTACCAGACTTTGGTAGATGCAAATGAGTCCGCTTATTATGATCAGGTTGGTGTTGCCCCTATTCCGGAAGGACCTGCCGGCCGTCAGTCCTACAAACAGGTTGTGTGGGGAGCCTCCATTTACTCAGGGTCCAAAAACAAAGAAGCTGCCTGGGAATTTTTAAAGTTCGTAGGAGGCAGTGACATTGCGGTTTATATTACCCCAATGGGTATGCCCACCTTCCGTGATTCCGTCTGGAAAGACGAGAGAGTCACATCTGCAATGCCCGAGGATTTCATTGCGGCATACAATGTGGAAATTCAGGCTGAAACCACAAATCAGTACGGACTTCCAAGAATGACAGCCGTCTCAGAAGCCAGGGATGCGATGGGTGAGGCAATCGTATACTCTATTGAGACAAAAGGTGAGGGATCTGCTTTGGCAGGTAAGATGCAGGCGGCCTCCCAAAAAGTTGACCAGCTGTTGAAAGATGCAGGAGAATATGGTGCAGATTATCCCTATGAAGAATAG
- a CDS encoding carbohydrate ABC transporter permease has translation MNNFVNKHIRWVFVLPTFLFMVVMLAVPILMTFAFSLNDWNLLMGTGMSFNFGKNYLEVLASKEFWQSLGVTFYYTVLSTLAEMLLGLSIALVLNKRFRGKNVVKTIVLLPYMMAPVAVGLMWMLFYEPSSGLLNYVFTSVGLPRSSFVSAKQTVIPAIAAVETWQMTPMVVIVCLAGLSSLPTDPMEAARVDGATPVQTFFQVTLPLLTQTLFSIGLLRFIDVFKSFDLIYAMTKGGPANASRTLNLFAYETAFSYYKFGLSSTMLMLLFVIVLLLSVVVMKFQRKLVEYYGG, from the coding sequence ATGAATAATTTTGTAAATAAGCATATCAGATGGGTCTTTGTTCTGCCGACTTTCCTTTTTATGGTAGTTATGCTCGCGGTTCCCATTCTTATGACGTTCGCATTTAGTTTGAATGACTGGAACTTGTTAATGGGAACCGGAATGAGTTTTAATTTTGGGAAAAATTATCTGGAAGTGCTGGCCAGCAAAGAGTTCTGGCAGTCACTGGGAGTTACATTTTATTACACGGTACTTTCTACTTTGGCTGAGATGCTTCTGGGACTTTCCATTGCACTTGTGCTCAACAAAAGGTTCAGGGGAAAAAATGTAGTAAAGACGATTGTGCTCCTTCCGTACATGATGGCGCCGGTGGCGGTAGGGTTAATGTGGATGCTGTTCTACGAACCCTCTTCTGGTCTTTTGAATTATGTATTTACCTCAGTAGGTCTTCCAAGGTCCTCTTTTGTTTCTGCAAAACAGACAGTCATACCGGCCATAGCAGCGGTGGAAACATGGCAGATGACCCCGATGGTCGTTATTGTGTGTCTGGCAGGACTTTCTTCCCTTCCAACAGATCCAATGGAAGCTGCCAGGGTGGACGGTGCCACGCCGGTGCAAACTTTTTTCCAGGTAACATTGCCGCTTCTTACGCAGACTCTGTTTTCCATCGGGCTGCTGCGCTTTATAGATGTGTTCAAATCCTTTGATCTAATTTATGCTATGACAAAAGGAGGACCTGCCAACGCCTCCAGGACTTTAAATCTCTTTGCATACGAAACAGCTTTTTCCTATTATAAATTCGGGCTATCTTCAACAATGCTGATGCTGCTGTTTGTAATCGTATTGCTGTTAAGCGTTGTGGTAATGAAGTTTCAGAGAAAGTTGGTGGAATATTATGGCGGTTAA
- a CDS encoding carbohydrate ABC transporter permease, which translates to MAVNKQKAGKLLKQCLFAGLILIIVIPVLFPLYFVLVSSFKNMAQVYIMPPKLFGFKPILDNYIYIFKTQHYGTYMLNSTIVAVASTALSLLMGVPAAYAIARYKMGKVSIAILTARLLPNISILLPYYFVFSKLRMIDTYGVLIISHMILSLPLIVWIMVGFFNDMPIELEEAAIVDGCTRQKCFVDVLLPISAPGLVTCSTLSFLGSWNNFQFALILSGEKTRTLPVSLQYFVSGADIRWGRMLAATIVVIVPTIILTMILQKYIIQGMTAGAVKG; encoded by the coding sequence ATGGCGGTTAATAAGCAAAAAGCGGGGAAATTACTGAAACAATGCCTGTTTGCGGGACTGATTCTTATAATTGTGATTCCTGTTTTGTTCCCGCTTTATTTTGTTCTCGTATCGTCTTTTAAGAATATGGCACAGGTTTATATCATGCCGCCGAAGCTGTTCGGTTTCAAGCCGATCCTGGACAACTATATCTACATATTCAAGACACAGCATTATGGTACGTACATGCTGAACTCCACGATCGTGGCGGTTGCATCTACTGCATTGTCCCTTCTGATGGGAGTGCCAGCGGCTTATGCCATAGCCAGATATAAGATGGGGAAGGTCAGTATCGCTATTTTGACTGCAAGGTTATTGCCTAACATATCCATTCTGCTCCCTTATTACTTTGTTTTTTCAAAATTACGGATGATAGATACCTATGGAGTACTGATTATCAGCCATATGATTCTGTCCCTTCCGCTGATCGTGTGGATTATGGTGGGGTTTTTCAATGATATGCCCATTGAATTGGAGGAAGCTGCCATTGTGGATGGCTGTACCAGGCAGAAATGTTTTGTAGATGTCCTCCTGCCAATCAGCGCGCCGGGGCTGGTGACTTGTTCGACACTGTCCTTTCTGGGATCTTGGAACAATTTCCAGTTTGCATTGATACTCAGCGGTGAAAAAACGAGGACTCTTCCTGTATCCCTGCAATATTTTGTATCGGGAGCCGATATCCGATGGGGGCGTATGCTGGCAGCGACCATTGTGGTGATTGTGCCTACCATCATCCTGACCATGATCCTTCAGAAATACATTATACAGGGAATGACGGCTGGTGCTGTAAAAGGATGA
- a CDS encoding D-TA family PLP-dependent enzyme, giving the protein MMNCYDIRKTEEIISPSLIYYLDIIRSNIQKAIEEAGSAERLWPHVKSHKSIDMLKLQMKYGIVKFKAATVAEAEMAAQAGAERIILAYPLIGPNIGRYVKLAKAYPNSCFYAIGDDVKQLEFLSDKCMKNGYRMPVLVDVNMGMNRTGVTIDKLEAFYRIVNTFPGICMKGFHCYDGNHNNKDIIVRNAEVAEVDRQVETVLKHLRQDGIECGLVVAGGTPSFPCHAEITDWYLSPGTAFITDAGYYINLPDLGFIPGAAVMTRVISHPAPGLFATDLGYKGIASDPVVQRGYIVGMEEAVPVIHSEEHWVFKMEDASKIPEIGTCLYVIPTHICPTSALYPEILLVKNGEVINTWKVTARNRKLSY; this is encoded by the coding sequence ATAATGAATTGCTACGATATAAGAAAAACGGAAGAAATTATTTCTCCCAGCCTAATATATTATTTAGACATAATCAGAAGTAATATTCAGAAAGCCATAGAGGAGGCTGGTTCAGCAGAACGTCTTTGGCCACATGTGAAAAGTCATAAATCCATTGATATGTTAAAACTACAAATGAAGTATGGAATAGTAAAATTTAAAGCAGCAACAGTTGCAGAAGCAGAAATGGCAGCGCAGGCTGGAGCAGAGCGTATCATTTTGGCCTATCCTCTCATAGGGCCTAATATAGGCAGGTACGTGAAACTTGCAAAGGCATATCCAAATTCATGCTTTTACGCAATCGGAGATGATGTGAAGCAGCTTGAATTCCTTTCAGATAAATGCATGAAAAATGGATATCGGATGCCAGTGCTTGTGGATGTAAACATGGGAATGAACCGGACAGGTGTGACGATAGACAAGCTGGAAGCCTTTTACAGGATTGTAAATACGTTTCCGGGCATCTGCATGAAAGGTTTCCATTGTTACGACGGAAATCATAATAATAAGGATATCATTGTCCGCAATGCAGAAGTTGCAGAGGTCGATCGGCAGGTAGAAACTGTCTTGAAACATTTAAGGCAAGATGGGATTGAATGCGGTCTTGTGGTAGCTGGAGGCACCCCTTCTTTTCCCTGCCATGCTGAAATTACTGACTGGTATCTGTCACCTGGAACTGCATTTATAACCGATGCAGGATATTATATAAATCTTCCGGATTTAGGCTTTATTCCGGGAGCGGCTGTGATGACAAGAGTCATAAGCCACCCAGCTCCTGGTCTATTCGCGACCGACTTAGGATATAAGGGAATTGCATCTGATCCGGTAGTACAAAGAGGGTATATTGTGGGCATGGAAGAAGCAGTACCTGTTATCCATAGTGAGGAGCACTGGGTGTTTAAGATGGAGGATGCATCAAAGATTCCGGAAATCGGAACATGTCTTTACGTAATACCGACCCATATCTGTCCTACCAGTGCATTATATCCTGAAATTCTGTTAGTAAAAAATGGAGAGGTTATTAATACATGGAAAGTAACAGCCAGAAATCGGAAACTTTCTTACTGA
- a CDS encoding M20 family metallopeptidase — protein MDAIDLLEQLISFDTTSPPGNERPAAMFLADVLKNYGFHCEMQELGNNRANLIAVIGEGAGPELMLNGHLDVVPAHGQWRLNPFVMTREKGRLYGRGTSDMKGGIAAMCEAAIRIAQKGGPQKGRLKLLFVADEECSNLGTMKYLEVYGTSDYAIIGEPTGLEIAIAHRGVSRNYVDLHAPARHAALPAAGRDSIEKAGLTIWALKRLNRELSAMRHEVLPSPRISITMMHGYEKDNVVPETTRMLLDFRILPGMSQQQAEKLIKNGLRKAGITDCSIIPHFYMPGGELPSDNSFVGLCLEERRRLLQSESRPKAFDASCEQCFFVGHGIQTLICGPGNLSQAHTFNEYLEEDQIRKAVDLYERIIDKIIN, from the coding sequence ATGGATGCAATTGATCTGTTGGAACAACTGATAAGCTTTGATACAACGTCTCCGCCTGGAAATGAACGACCTGCAGCTATGTTTCTGGCTGACGTACTGAAAAATTATGGATTTCACTGTGAGATGCAGGAACTGGGAAATAACAGGGCCAATCTGATAGCGGTAATAGGAGAGGGAGCAGGGCCGGAGCTTATGCTTAATGGTCATTTGGATGTAGTACCCGCTCATGGGCAATGGCGTTTAAATCCCTTTGTTATGACTCGGGAAAAAGGAAGACTTTATGGACGGGGAACCTCTGATATGAAGGGGGGGATAGCGGCCATGTGTGAGGCTGCAATCCGAATTGCCCAAAAAGGAGGGCCCCAAAAAGGAAGGTTGAAGCTGCTGTTTGTGGCAGATGAGGAGTGTTCCAATTTAGGAACAATGAAATATCTAGAGGTTTATGGGACATCTGATTACGCAATAATCGGGGAACCTACAGGATTGGAAATAGCCATTGCCCATCGGGGCGTTTCAAGGAATTATGTTGATTTACATGCTCCTGCCAGGCATGCGGCTCTTCCTGCAGCAGGAAGAGATTCGATAGAAAAAGCCGGACTTACTATATGGGCTTTGAAAAGGCTGAATCGGGAGCTTAGTGCTATGAGACATGAAGTACTGCCGTCCCCCCGTATATCAATCACCATGATGCATGGTTATGAAAAGGATAATGTGGTGCCTGAAACTACCCGCATGCTTTTGGATTTCAGGATTCTGCCAGGTATGAGCCAGCAGCAGGCAGAGAAGTTAATAAAGAATGGCTTGAGAAAAGCCGGTATTACTGACTGCAGCATTATTCCCCATTTCTATATGCCGGGCGGAGAACTGCCATCTGATAACTCTTTTGTAGGATTGTGTCTGGAAGAAAGGAGGCGTCTGCTTCAATCTGAGAGCAGACCTAAAGCCTTTGATGCTTCTTGTGAACAATGTTTTTTTGTAGGACATGGGATTCAGACGCTTATATGCGGCCCGGG